A region of Vigna radiata var. radiata cultivar VC1973A chromosome 6, Vradiata_ver6, whole genome shotgun sequence DNA encodes the following proteins:
- the LOC106764652 gene encoding mediator of RNA polymerase II transcription subunit 1, producing the protein MERSEPTLVPEWLRSAGSVAGAGSSVQHFPSSSTHNDSPSVAHLARNRSSKNGSDFDSARSLFLERTSSSNSRRSSINGSAKHAYSNFNRSHRDKDRDREKDRLSFGDIWDSDGPDPLANLFSGRKEREPLRRSNSMVSRKQSEVIPRRVTVDTKSGGSSHHSNSNGILSGSNVSSSIQKAVFEKDFPSLSIEEKQGTTEVVRVSSPGLGGATSQSLPVGSSALIGGEGWTSALAEVPTLIGSSSAGSLSVQHTVNTTGSVSSSNTASLNMAEALAQTPSRARSAPQVQVKTQRLEELAIKQSRQLIPVTPSMPKALVLNSEKSKPKTAIRNAETNVVAKTVPQQPSALHIANQSVRSVHAKIDTPKTSGKFTDLKSVVWENGASPTSKDVSHQTNYSNSKPGNHHASASATASAPLRNPNNLKSSTERKLASLDLKLGSTLDKKHSISQVQSRNDFFNLIKKKTLMNSSSVLPDSGPMVSSPLVEKSDEVNREIVNESANPQSLGNGTELTSNGNTHAHEEVQRLSDNEEKDSIPCATIYPDEEEAAFLRSLGWEENSDEDEGLTEEEINAFYQECKNLGPTTFKICQGMQPKLSKLFESYASNLHGSSAELSSTDPGSEA; encoded by the exons ATGGAAAGAAGTGAACCCACTTTAGTTCCAGAATGGTTGAGAAGTGCTGGAAGTGTTGCCGGGGCTGGCAGTTCAGTCCAACATTTTCCATCCTCTTCTACTCACAATG ATTCTCCTTCTGTAGCTCATCTTGCAAGGAATAGGTCTTCTAAGAACGGTAGTGATTTTGATAGTGCTCGATCTCTGTTTCTTGAACGGACATCCTCATCAAATTCCCGGAGGAGTTCTATAAACGGCTCTGCCAAGCATGCCTATAGTAATTTCAACAGAAGCCATCGTGACAAAGACCGTGACAGAGAGAAAGATAGATTAAGTTTTGGTGATATCTGGGATAGTGATGGTCCTGACCCATTAGCCAACCTCTTTTCTGGAAGGAAGGAGAGGGAGCCATTGCGCCGTTCTAATTCAATGGTTTCCAGGAAACAGAGTGAGGTTATACCCCGTAGAGTCACAGTTGACACTAAATCTGGTGGCAGTAGCCATCATAGCAATAGCAATGGCATTCTTTCTGGGAGTAATGTTAGTAGTAGTATTCAGAAAGCTGTATTTGAGAAGGATTTTCCATCACTTAGTATTGAAGAAAAGCAGGGAACAACTGAAGTGGTGAGGGTTTCATCTCCTGGTTTGGGTGGTGCTACTAGTCAGAGCCTGCCTGTTGGTAGTTCTGCTTTGATTGGAGGGGAGGGATGGACATCTGCACTAGCAGAGGTGCCTACTTTAATTGGGAGCAGCAGTGCTGGATCTCTTTCTGTGCAGCACACTGTCAATACAACAGGGTCCGTATCATCAAGTAACACAGCTAGTCTTAATATGGCTGAGGCATTGGCACAGACTCCATCTCGAGCTCGCTCTGCTCCCCAG GTGCAAGTGAAAACCCAAAGGCTTGAGGAACTGGCTATCAAGCAGTCAAGACAGTTGATTCCAGTAACACCATCAATGCCTAAAGCTTTG GTTCTTAATTCTGAGAAATCAAAGCCCAAAACAGCTATCAGAAATGCTGAGACGAATGTAGTTGCAAAGACTGTGCCACAGCAACCGTCTGCCTTGCACATTGCAAACCAATCTGTTCGCAGTGTACACGCCAAAATTGACACTCCTAAGACATCTGGAAAGTTTACTGATCTGAAATCCGTAGTGTGGGAAAATGGTGCGTCCCCTACCTCCAAGGATGTATCACACCAAACAAATTATTCTAACAGCAAACCGGGAAATCACCATGCTTCTGCATCTGCCACCGCTTCTGCTCCTTTGAGGAACCCCAATAACCTAAAATCTTCCACTGAAAGGAAATTAGCTTCTTTGGATCTTAAATTAGGTTCAACTTTGGATAAGAAACATTCCATCTCTCAAGTGCAGAGTCGGAATGATTTCTTTAATCTCATTAAGAAGAAAACATTGATGAACTCTTCTTCAGTTCTTCCAGATTCGGGCCCAATGGTTTCATCTCCCCTGGTGGAGAAATCAGATGAAGTAAATAGGGAAATAGTTAACGAATCTGCCAATCCCCAGTCTCTCGGGAATGGTACCGAACTGACTAGCAATGGTAATACCCATGCTCATGAAGAGGTTCAAAGACTTTCtgataatgaagaaaaagattCAATTCCCTGTGCTACAATATATCCAGATGAGGAAGAAGCTGCATTCCTTCGTTCTCTTGGCTGGGAGGAGAACTCAGATGAGGATGAAGGCCTTacagaagaagaaatcaatgcTTTCTATCAGGAG TGCAAGAACTTGGGCCCTACTACGTTCAAGATATGCCAGGGAATGCAGCCAAAGCTGTCCAAGTTGTTCGAATCTTATGCATCTAACTTGCATGGATCTTCTGCTGAGTTGAGCTCTACTGATCCAGGATCTGAAGCTTGA